Proteins co-encoded in one Capsicum annuum cultivar UCD-10X-F1 chromosome 9, UCD10Xv1.1, whole genome shotgun sequence genomic window:
- the LOC107841459 gene encoding uncharacterized protein LOC107841459, giving the protein MQISTKINASPKGGLFSDTIVSPKNAAQVLAIVTRSGKTLGDHLKEDLGEKMPKVKSKTVPPQFQEEDVKELMEVDEKVVENKKLQNDVMAIIQVHPPFPQRLHRKEKAYEEVDVKEEAHQSDTIEVTHGFSAIMTSKITEKKDDPIDFTIPCTIRTHMFAKALYDLGVSINLMPFVIYKNIRLDSSSPISMRLLMANRSIKRPIRILFHVLVKVNKFILPADFIVLYCEMDQEVPIILGQPFLSTGRAIIDLDFGEMRFRVYDDEVFFRVCKTKKQPVELQVIFVIDIEIEEIN; this is encoded by the exons ATgcaaatttccaccaaaataaaTGCTAGTCCAAAGGGTGGTCTTTTTAGTGACACTATTGTAAGCCCGAAGAATGCTGCCCAAGTTTTAGCAATAGTCACTAGGAGTGGGAAGACCCTTGGTGATCACTTGAAAGAAGATTTGGGTGAAAAGATGCCTAAGGTTAAGTCAAAAACAGTGCCACCACAATTTCAagaagaagatgtaaaggaactAATGGAAGTTGATGAAAAGGTGGTTGAAAATAAGAAACTACAAAATGATGTGATGGCTATAATCCAAGTCCATCCCCCATTTCCTCAAAGGCTTCAtagaaaagaaaaag CTTATGAAGAAGTTGATGTCAAAGAAGAAGCTCATCAAAGTGACACGATCGAAGTCACCCATGGTTTCAGTGCTATCATGACTAGCAAAATTACTGAAAAGAAGGATGACCCCATAGATTTTACCATCCCTTGCACCATCAGAACGCATATGTTTGCAAAAGCTTTATACGACCTCGGTGTGAGTATAAACCTCATGCCTTTTGTCATTTACAAAAATATTAGATTGGACAGCTCATCTCCAATATCAATGAGACTTTTAATGGCAAATCGGTCGATTAAGAGACCGATCAGGATTTTGTTTCATGTTCTAGTCAAAGTGAATAAATTTATACTTCCTGCGGACTTCATAGTTTTATAttgtgaaatggaccaagaggttCCCATCATTCTTGGTCAACCTTTCTTATCCACTGGAAGAGCCATTATTGACTTGGATTTCGGTGAGATGAGGTTTAGAGTTTATGATGACGAGGTCTTCTTTCGAGTATGTAAAACAAAGAAACAACCTGTAGAACTTCAAGTGATATTTGTCATTGATATTGAAATCGAAGAAATAAATTAG
- the LOC107842641 gene encoding WEB family protein At2g38370 (The sequence of the model RefSeq protein was modified relative to this genomic sequence to represent the inferred CDS: added 89 bases not found in genome assembly), whose translation MDTSETKAANVVSCRSEIDDPILEEKENGCVRAEIDTSAPFESVKEAASRFGGIGFWKPTLHKSFGDSSEGAEEKIDIAKVEEQAAQLEKDLIVKERETLDVLKELESTKVLMEELKSKLQMEAHEVNATLGADSEAKDLHLADEVADKENSENIVRNNQDTTSGLDLCPSSAPGFILLELKQAKLNLTRTTRDLADIRTTVESYNEKIEKERIFLEKTRQRLFSNSSKILSLEEELNKTRETLKLVKQAEGGSCDPINLMRELQRLTAETEQFKKVGEAAKSVVLRAMSEIEHTKSRIKTAEIRLVAAKKMKAAARAAEAVALAEIKALSSSENSCAALPQRPAEGVTLTFEEYSSLLSKAQNSQEASKQRVVDAMMLVDEADVSKTEILKKVEEATEEVKVSSKALEEALSRVEAANEGKLAVEEALRKWRSENGQRRGSVQNPTKFKNPSSSQHRKDSVLVDVNGLTLVNDELKPVLKPTLSIGQILNKKLLLTEEIENGIRAGKKVGKRTVSLAQMLGKPTGELHVSRKDEKENGVRHHLPAKRKKFGFARISHLVTQHSKKKTQHSAS comes from the exons ATGGATACTTCTGAAACCAAGGCTGCGAATGTGGTAAGCTGTCGTTCTGAAATAGATGACCCCATTTTGGAGGAGAAGGAAAATGGTTGCGTTAGGGCGGAGATTGACACTTCTGCTCCGTTTGAGTCGGTTAAGGAGGCTGCAAGTCGGTTTGGTGGAATTGGGTTTTGGAAACCCACTCTTCACAAGTCATTTGGGGATTCTTCTGAG GGTGCTGAAGAGAAGATTGACATTGCAAAAGTGGAAGAACAGGCTGCACAGTTGGAAAAAGATCTCATTGTGAAAGAGAGGGAAACACTTGATGTCTTAAAAGAACTGGAAAGCACTAAAGTTCTGATGGAAGAGCTGAAATCAAAGTTGCAGATGGAGGCACATGAGGTCAATGCTACACTAGGTGCTGATTCCGAAGCTAAGGATTTACATCTTGCTGATGAAGTAGCAGATAAGGAAAACAGTGAAAACATTGTAAGAAATAATCAGGACACAACTAGTGGTTTGGATCTGTGTCCATCTTCAGCTCCAGGTTTTATATTATTGGAATTAAAACAGGCTAAACTAAACTTAACCAGGACAACTCGTGATCTTGCTGATATTCGAACTACTGTTGAATCATATAAcgagaaaattgaaaaagaaagaatcttTCTTGAGAAGACCCGCCaaagattattttcaaattcctcAAAGATTTTATCCCTTGAAGAAGAGTTAAATAAAACAAGAGAAACACTAAAGCTGGTAAAACAGGCCGAAGGAGGTTCATGTGATCCTATCAATTTGATGAGGGAGCTTCAAAgactgactgctgagactgagcagtTTAAGAAAGTAGGAGAAGCTGCAAAATCAGTAGTATTGAGGGCTATGTCTGAGATTGAACATACAAAGTCAAGGATCAAAACAGCAGAGATCAGGTTGGTTGCAGCCAAGAAGATGAAAGCAGCAGCTAGAGCTGCTGAAGCTGTTGCTCTTGCTGAAATCAAGGCCCTATCAAGCAGTGAAAACTCATGTGCAGCTTTACCTCAAAGGCCTGCGGAAGGGGTAACTCTTACCTTTGAGGAGTATTCGTCTCTTCTGTCCAAAGCTCAAAACTCACAGGAAGCTAGCAAGCAAAGAGTAGTAGATGCAATGATGCTAGTGGATGAGGCTGATGTGTCTAAAACAGAAATATTGAagaaggtagaagaagctacagaAGAAGTTAAAGTTAGTTCGAAGGCATTAGAAGAAGCACTGAGCAGAGTGGAGGCTGCAAATGAAGGAAAATTAGCAGTAGAGGAAGCTCTGCGCAAATGGAGGTCTGAAAATGGACAGAGAAGAGGTTCAGTACAGAACCCAACCAAGTTTAAAAATCCATCCTCATCTCAGCATAGGAAAGATTCTGTCCTGGTTGATGTCAATGGCCTAACTCTTGTCAATGATGAGTTAAAACCAGTTCTAAAGCCAACTCTATCAATAGGGCAAATATTGAACAAGAAGTTGCTTTTAACAGAAGAGATTGAGAATGGAATTCGGGCTGGAAAAAAAGTTGGAAAGCGTACAGTGTCACTGGCCCAGATGCTTGGGAAACCCACTGGTGAGTTGCATGTTAGTCGAAAGGATGAGAAAGAGAATGGAGTTAGGCATCATCTCC